In a single window of the Campylobacter hyointestinalis subsp. lawsonii genome:
- a CDS encoding plasmid mobilization protein, with protein sequence MGFKDENEFLNSARGGDTNIAQKRKTIPNKERIANFKRKKIITIYFTEEEHHDINQTAFNMGFSASAFIRYAIKEKLDSINQIKDLGAKYQIKRVESLKKLIKKEIK encoded by the coding sequence ATGGGCTTTAAAGATGAGAATGAATTTCTAAATTCAGCTAGGGGGGGGGATACTAATATTGCTCAAAAAAGAAAGACAATCCCAAATAAAGAAAGAATAGCAAATTTCAAAAGAAAAAAGATAATAACGATATATTTCACAGAAGAAGAGCACCACGATATCAACCAAACAGCATTTAATATGGGCTTTTCTGCTTCGGCTTTTATAAGATATGCTATAAAAGAGAAGCTAGATAGCATTAATCAAATAAAAGATTTGGGAGCTAAATACCAAATAAAGAGAGTAGAAAGCTTAAAAAAACTTATAAAAAAGGAGATAAAATAA